A region of Haliotis asinina isolate JCU_RB_2024 chromosome 7, JCU_Hal_asi_v2, whole genome shotgun sequence DNA encodes the following proteins:
- the LOC137291353 gene encoding ryncolin-4-like gives MMPLHCLLVTMMHVLYLPHAAGMFFVKSELCSLTSVLATVDTNTVTECAVLCLQNPQCRAFDRYGRNCTLFPQPDNDQCKREQLSIYFVEHGDCENGGYKGAGDKCICVHGYIGDNCEGRMSSCSEGFKSNSYNNFKGVLPVQQSTANHTFFVRCDMSNGGRLYVQYREDPSTDMFRPWAEYTEGFGSLTGDHWLGNRNLHTLLSSRNMTFTISYVIRNGTTYFRSYTNFKISDESKDFAIDSFDHTYGDFGNDCLTSVIGKPFSAKDRDNDDLSWWTCALEHKSGWWFKGCDVVAFSYTMDPALCNPNGKLIPTSDGMRHTDPGEVFWVGFPYSVYSTYIWLTD, from the exons ATGATGCCGCTCCACTGTCTCCTGGTAACCATGATGCACGTCCTGTACCTGCCTCATGCCGCGGGGATGTTTTTTGTCAAGTCCGAGTTATGCTCCCTAACGTCCGTCCTGGCCACCGTGGACACGAACACTGTTACAGAGTGCGCCGTCCTGTGCCTACAGAACCCTCAGTGCCGGGCATTTGACCGCTATGGACGGAACTGTACTCTTTTCCCACAGCCCGACAATGACCAGTGCAAGAGGGAGCAACTCTCAATCTACTTTGTGGAG CATGGAGACTGTGAGAATGGGGGCTACAAAGGCGCGGGGGACAAGTGCATCTGTGTTCACGGCTATATTGGGGACAACTGTGAGGGGCGCATGTCAA GTTGTAGCGAGGGGTTCAAGTCAAACAGCTACAACAATTTTAAAGGCGTTCTACCCGTCCAGCAGTCGACCGCCAACCATACTTTCTTTGTCCGGTGCGATATGAGCAATGGCGGGAGACTGTACGTGCAATACCGGGAGGACCCCTCCACAGACATGTTCAGACCGTGGGCAGAGTACACTGAGGGTTTCGGGAGTCTCACGGGAGACCACTGGCTTGGAAACCGAAACCTCCACACCCTCCTTTCGTCAAGGAACATGACCTTTACCATCAGTTACGTAATCAGGAACGGCACGACCTACTTCCGAAGTTACACCAACTTCAAAATTTCGGACGAGAGCAAGGACTTCGCAATCGATTCGTTCGACCACACTTACGGGGACTTTGGGAACGACTGTCTGACCAGCGTCATCGGGAAGCCTTTCTCAGCTAAAGACCGCGACAATGATGACCTGTCGTGGTGGACTTGTGCTTTGGAGCATAAGTCAGGGTGGTGGTTCAAAGGTTGTGATGTCGTAGCGTTTTCCTATACAATGGATCCGGCACTGTGCAACCCTAACGGTAAACTGATTCCTACTTCAGATGGGATGAGACACACTGATCCTGGGGAGGTTTTCTGGGTCGGGTTCCCGTATTCTGTGTATAGTACGTACATCTGGTTGACCGACTAG